GAACCCTGATGGTGGAGTAATGTTTATAGTTTTTAGGAACACATATATGGCTGTTATTTTCAAAGTAGGAACCGAATTTTTCCATGTTACGGGCTTCAAGTTCAAAATCCAGTTCTTTTATGATTGCCCTTTCAAATTCATCAATAACACCGCTGATATTGTAATATTTTAAATTGGAGATCCTTCTCTCGAGTAAACCCCCAAGATACCGCATTATTATCAGATCTTTTTTTATATGGTCTATGATGTTGGGTCTTTGAACTTTAACAGCAACCCTGGTGCCGTCATGGAGTATGGCCATATGGACCTGGGCAATGGATGCAGAAGCAATGGGAACCTCATAGAATTTTTGAAATATTTCATCTAGAGGTCTTCCCAATTCGTTTTCAATTTCCTTTTTAATGGATTTAAAAGAGTCTGGAGGTACATTATCCTGTAATTTAGCAAGCTCATTGGCTATGTCAACACCAACAATATCAGGACGCATGCTTAATATCTGTCCAAATTTAATGAAAGTTGTTCCCAATTCTTCAAAAACAAGAAGAATCCTTTCTGGAGCTGAAGCATCTAACTCTTCCACAAAATTTTTTCTGGAACGAAAAATCCGACCGAAGGTATTTTTAAGGCCAGTTTTTTTTACAATATCAATAAATTCATACTTGGCCAAAACAGCAAAAATTTCTTCAAGTCTTTCAAAATCAGGTCTTTTATTATCGAACCGCCTGAAGTTCATTATAATATATATTAGAGTTAAATCATATAAAATTTATTAAACTTTAAATAATCCCTTTTTACATTCGAAGATGACTTTATGAACAAACTCTACAAAGAACTTTCAAACGACTGGTACAGGCTGTTAACTCCGCTGGAGGAGTACAGGGAAGAAGCAGAATTTTTCCATAAAATATTTGATAGAAATTTAAAACCAGAAACCATGCTGGAATTGGGATGTGGCAGTGGACACAATGCATTTTATCTAAAGAAATGGTATGATCTAACATTAGTAGATATGTCAGAAAATATGCTCAACTTAAGCAGGGAATTAAACCCGGAATGCAGTCATATTTTAGGTGATATGCGTACCATACAATTGGATAAGAAATTTGATTCCATTTTTATACACGATGCAATCATGTACATGAACAATGAAATTGATCTCAAACTTGCATTGGAAACTGCATATGCACATCTAAATCATGGTGGAGCGGCATTAATCTGTCCGGACTTTATGAAAGAAACATTTAACAGTCTCACAGAACATGGTGGGAGTGATGGACCTGAAAAAGCAGTGAGATACCTGTTATGGCAGTGGGATCCTGATGAATCAGATACACAGTATAATGCAGACTATGTATACATACTCAGAGATGCAAACGGAAAAATAAAAACAGAACATGAAAGACATATATTAGGCCTGTTTGAACGGGTTAAGTGGGTAGAACTAATTAAAAATGCAGGATTTGAATCTAAAACTTTTAAAGACCAGTTTGGAAGGGAAATCTTCTACTGTAAAAAATCTGAATAAAAAAAGAAATTGGAAAAATGATTCTACATTAGTCACTCATTATATTTCTTAACTACCACATGACTAACCACTCTTGATAAAAACAGCAGCATAAATATCATGCTATGTTTCCTATCACAAAATGGCCTGTGGACAGCCTATCAACAATTCATTGATAATCTGCGACAAACAGTCCCATCACTAAATGGTGCACTCGCAGGAAACCCCATACAAACCATGGGGCAGTTCACTAGCCCTTGCAGGATCATCTCAGGTATCTCAAAATGTACAACCTTTGACAACACAATACACCCCCACGAATAGTTATAGAAATATTATTCAAAATTTTTTATCAATTAAATCCCTGACAATGCCAAGAATACCACCCCAGCCCCGTACAAGTATATCATAGATATGGAAATTGTCCCATTTGTGGAAAATGGGTAGATACACAAACAACAAGCCATACACACGATAGATCACCCGGTTACAAAGAGGAACCAAGAAGCTAAACAAATTTATTAATGGATTAATACAGTTAAGGCAAGTTACAAATTCTCGTTTCATTATTTTCTCCATTAGAATCATTTTTATGTAAGGATTAATGAGATGAATATGAAAATTAGATTATCTTAATCCTTTTTTTCGTCATTTTCAAAGATAAATATATCTTCTATTTTTACTCTAAGAATCTTGGCTATATCATGTGCTAATTTTAGGGAAGGGTTGTACTTTCCTTTCTCCAAGAAAACAATGGTTTCTCTTCTAACTCCTACTTTTTCAGCTAGTTGGGCTTGAGTAAGGTTGTATCTTGCGCGATATTCTTTCATGCGGGTTTTCATTCCACATCGCCCTTTAGGTTGAAGTAAGTATTCGTCACCAGCATTGTGCTGACCATGACAAAAATCACCAGTCCAAATATTTCAGTAGGTTGGAACTGACGATTAGAATAAAATCCACTGAAAATAAGGAAGCAAATGAATCCTAGAGTTGTGAACCAAGACCATGTTGCCGAGGTAGTTCCTAATTTCATTAGTCGTTCATCTTTTGGATTGTCCATACCAATGTAGGAGAAGAAGCTGGTTATGATAATTAGTGCACCTATAAGTACTGCTATGGTAATGAAGTCGTTTAATGTCTTCAATATTATCATATAAACTGCACATATCAGTAATATTATAGATCCTATCCAGATCAATCCTCTGTTTACATTATATGGATCAGTACTTTTATTATTCATTTTATTTTTATTCATTAATTCCACCATCAATATATATTTATAACATAATGATATTAAATTCTATCATTATGTTATGTAATTCTAATATATACTATTTAAACTTTTAGTTATAATTAATAATCAATAAAACAATATAGTGGCCTATTTTGATATAGGCATAGATTGAATAGCCTTTCAAAACGTTAAGGGAGTAGAATAAGGTAGTATTATAATTTGTCTCCAAATTCGTTGCTAAATAATATAATACTCTTTAATCTGATTCAAAAGATTGTCAAAAAAATAAATATGTATTATTATCAGTATCTATGAGTAACTGCTACCTTTTTATATCATGCTGTTTAAACTTAGTTTTCTTATAAACATCTATTATTGTAATAAATTATGATTATGACATAATTAAGTTGTAAGGTGAAAAAAACTTGTTTGCTGAGGTTATTTTATACTTAGAGAATATTCTAATAGTTTACGGGCCTTTAGGAGTTTTCATAGCCAGTATTATCGAAGAAATAATCGCCCCAATACCATCTACATTAGTGATAATGGGTACTAGTTTCATTGTTTTAAAGGGCGTTAGTATTTCTCCAGATGCGTTTTTAAAGCTTTTCATTAACATCGTGCTGCCAGCTTCTTTAGGGGTGACTATTGGTTCCCTTTTCATTTATACCATAGCTTATTTTGCTGGAAAACCATTTTTAGAGCGTTGGGGTAAATATTTAGGAGTTTCTTGGGAAGATATAGAAAAGGCAGAGAAGAAGTTTGAAAATAGTCATTCAGATGAGATAATATTATTTACATAGTTAGGGCTGTTCCTATAATTCCAAGCGTAGCTATAAGTGCATTTAGCGGTTTTATTCGATTTGATCTCAAAAAATATATTATAATAACATTTTTAGGAACACTTGTAAGGGCATTTTTGCTTGGATTTATTGGATGGCAATTTGGAAGCTTATATCAAACAGCAGCAAACGAAATATCATACCTAGAGGAAATCAGCCTTGCGCTGATTATAATAGCATTAATTACTTACTTTATTTATAAAAAGAAATTCAAAAAATGAAAAAGCAGAATAGGAAGTTAAAATCTTTATTCAAATTTTTCCATTAACTTTTTATAGCGATTCACGGTGGTGAACAAATTGCAAAATGTAGATATTAGAGCAAAAGTAGGCCGAAAGGCGTCATTTGTAGCCATATTTGGCAATATATTTCTCACTATGTTCAATTTTTTGGTGGGTTTTCTATCAGGTAGTACTGCCTTGGTTGCGGAGGGGACCCACACATTATCTGATGTTATCACATCATTAATGGCTTATGTGGGATTTAGAATTGGAATGAGACCTGCAGATGAAGAACACTTGTATGGACATGGAAGGGCAGAACCGATAGTCGGACTTATAATTGTAGTATTCTTAGGAATAGTGGCCTTTGAAATACTCTCTGAAGTCTATAAGAAATTTATGTTAGGGGAAGCCATGACACCACCAGGTTTAATTGCTGCGGTTATGGCGTTAATTGGTATTTTTATAAATTATGCTATGACTAATTATCTAGTTAAAACCGGGAAAAGGATTAATAGTCCAGTTCTAATTGCTGACGGCCGTCACCAGTCAGTTGACATATTCTCTTGTGCTGCTGTTCTAATAGGGGTAATTGGCTCCAGATTTGGATTCACGTTCCTAGATCCGATAGTAGCAATATTTATCGCTTTCATGGTTCTTAAAACTGCGTTTCAGCTAGCATGTGATAATGTAAACTCGATAATGGGTAAACTACCTTATCCATTAATAGTTGAAGATGTTAAATCAGTAGTATTATCTTTAAAAGATGTTAAAGGCGTTCATGATGTTAAAATAAATAATATGGGTCCATATTCTTCCGCAGAACTACATATTGAACTAGATAAAGATTTAAATCTTCAAGAAAGCCATAAAATCGCACATAAAGTAGAAGAATTAATTATTAACAAAATAGAAATCATAAAAATGGTCACAGTTCATACGTGCCCAACTGAAGACAAATGTGAAATTAAATAAGCACCGAAAATAAGTATAATACTTCAAAAAAAAGAATTTTCTAATGATAAACTTTATATATTATAAACAAATAGTAACATTAATTAACTAAAATATTTTGGATGAAATTTATACTTTCTATGAACAAAGCAATCTTTAAACATCAAACACCATCAACAGGTTTGACTAAACTAGAAACAAAACAATAAAAAGTTTATTTTCTAACTAAATCATATTATTAAACTAATAAATACATACGATAAAGAATTAGTAAAAAAATAGAAATGTTTACTAAAAATAGAGGTGAAATGAAAATGTTTGATCCAAAAAAAATTATGGATAGTGCAGTGGACCAAGTTCAAAAACAAGCTACTGGAATGGCTACAGGAAGAACCTCTGGAAGAACTTCTGGGGGTTCCGAGATTGATGAACTAATCTACAGAATGACTAGAGACATGGAAGACTTGCGTACAAAAAACCAAGAACTAAGCGATAGATTAAATGACTTCGAAAGACAATTCAACCATTTAAGAGACTTAATCAATAGGAATAACAGATATTAATTTCGAATATAATCCTCTAGGTTGGAATTTTTCTTCACGAAATAATAAATGAATCTTTAAGGAGATAAAAATATGGGACTACTTGATTCAGTTATTAAAAAGGCTACGAAAGAACTGCAAAAGCAGGTTCAAGATAAAGGCGGAAAAGAAATAGAGAAACGAGCTAGAGACGAACTCAAAAAAAGCTTCAAGATTTAATTCTTTATTTTTTTCTATGTTGAATATGAAACTTTTTTTTTAGAATTCTATTATTACAAATTTTTATATTATTATACAATTTCCTGTTTTTGACATTCTAAAATACTGAACTGTTTTGAATTAAAGCGAGAATAAAAAAATAAATAGTTGAACAATCAGTGACTATTATTACGAAAACTAGTCATATCTTGCAAGTGTAAAACTAAATTTATTCATTTTGTTTATTATTAAAAAATTGCTACCAACACAGAACAATTTCAAACTCATTGTTTAGAGAACCTTCTAGTTCATTTTGTAGGATCATTTAAATATCCAATTCGGCAAATGTAGGATCTATCATCACATCCATAATGGATTGGATTATTGTTAAGAAAGATGATAAAATAGTTACAAAATAAGAGATAAAACATATAATATGAAATTTATTTGAATGGTTTCATAGGGTGAAATAAAAATGGATAGACACTATAGAATAATATTTGAAGCTATATTATCAATTTTAATACTCCTGGAACTTTTATTTCTGATCCTGATATCCATAGGATTTGTAGCAAGCATAACAAGTACTTCTGTATACACCTTTGGTATCTGGGACGTTGCAATTGGAATTTTAATCATCTTTGATCTGGTGTTTTTCAGGATAATCAAAGGGGATCAGGGAAAGGACAACTTCCTTAGAAATAACTGGGCATTCATCATAGCAGGAATTCCATTGTATTTCATAAGCTTTAATTTGTTACAGTTATTTGACATTAACATAATCATTGGACTGATAGGGATAATAAGGCTTTTTGCACTAATAAAAGTCCTTCAAACAACATCAAGGGGAGTTCGAAGATATCCCCAAAAAACAAAATTGGACTATGCAACTGTTATACTCTTTTTAATCTTGATATTGGGCTCCTACATATTTTACTTAGTTGAAAAAGGAGTGAACCCCACTGTCACAAGTTATGACTCTGCAATATGGTATTCAATTGTTTCCATGACAACCACGGGCTATGGGGATATAGTTCCTGTAACAGCAATAGGCCACATAATAGGGGTTATAGTAATATTAACTGGAATGTCATATGTGAGTCTTGTTACAGCCACACTTGCATATTCATTCATAGATCTCTTTAGAAAGGAAAGTAGAAAGGCCATTGAAAAAGTTGGAAAGAATACCGAGGGATTCAAAAAAAGATTCGACAACTACGAAGAAAAACTCGACAAGATACTGGAGAGAATGGATGAAATCGAGAAAAAAATTGATGAAAACAAAAAATAAATACTCACCCTAAATTTTGATCAACTCAATATTTCCCAAATAATTTTTCTTTCCTTAAATGCAAAACCTATAAGTCCACCAATCATTCCCATTACAAATAAAATAGGAAACTTGCAAATATCACACTAACCAAGAGTTCTACATGTGATACATTGTAAATTAGAGTATTCAACGTTGTGGTTATGGTGTTTCCATTAATAGCCAAAATCCCAGTAGAGTATAAGAGTCCGGCTAAACCTACAGGAATTCCTCCATTAACAATTCCATCGGTATAATTCCCACCAACCAAATAACCTGCAATTAACCCGCCTAGTATTGGCCCTAAAAAACCAACACCCTTTGGAAGGTAATTTCCAGTAAGCATTACAATGATTAATGTAACCACAAATACAATGCCCATTACCCTCCAGTTTAAGTTCATTTCAACACCCAATATTTTATTTAAAAATAAATCATGGTCTTTGGATTTTAGTATAGTTAGCTATTAAGTTGTTTCAAGTGATCAAGTCATAACGCACAAAAACATCTTCCACATTTTCAACTAAACTCCTGAACCTGCCCTCACTTTCATTTAATTCGTTTTCCACTTGATTTTTATAAATTGCTAGTTCAATAGCACATTTTAGTTCAATTGGATCGCATGGGTTATTTATATATTCCTGAGGTTCTTTATTTCCTATATTTTGTGTTTTAGATTCTTCAAAAGGAGCATTTAAATAAATAATGGGTATATTCAATTTTTTAATCATAGAAGAAAGTTTATTTGCGGTATTATCTCCATTCTGGACAGTGTCCATCAAAATAAAATCGGGTATAATGTTGAAGAATTCATCTATTGCTTCTTCATGTGATTTAATTATAGAAACTTCGTAATCTAATGATTCCAGTATATGTTTAATACCCAATGCCTCTATTTTGTCATCTTCTACCAGGAGAATTTTAATATCTGCCATCATTATCAACCAGTTACAGTGTATGTACTGGGTAGGATTAGTTTTTTATTAATTTTCCTATATTTAATAATTTAATTTAGGAGATGATGGTTGATGGATCCATTGCATGATTTATTCTAAACCATTGAAGTTGGATAATCCATACCTGAATAGAATTACTCCCTGTGTATATGGTTGTACAGCTTTGATTTCTGCTGATAGTGTAGTTGTATTCTTGGGAGTTGCAGTTTTATCGGATTGGTATGTTTCAAGTCCTGCAACAATTTTTCCTGGAAAAAGGATATTGTAGATGTTGTAGATTTGGTTGTAGATTTTAATCCTGTTTGTTAGATTGGTTATTCCTTTTTGGTATTCACCTACATAGAGTTGGGGGACTATGTAGTCGCATAAGGGTGCAATTAGATAGTAGTATTGGTTTCCGTCCCATCCATCGGGTTTAACAGTAACTGAAAATGTTTCTCCATAGGTGTCTAATCTCATGGCGAGAATTTGTAAAAGATATTTGGGCATATTATATGTTTCCACATCTAATTGAACTCCTATTCTCATCTGTGCGACTTTTGAGGCATAATTGAACCCTGGATATACCCACGCGTTGGTTCTTATTCCCACAGCGTTAGCTTTTTGTTGGGCTTCTGATAGTACTGGTGAATAATTTTTATTTGTTACTAAAACGTATATATCTGTTATTCCGGCGCTTTTTAAGGCGTTGAAATCGATTTCTGATATGGGTGTTACATTTGGGTTAATATAATAACCCACGATATAATTTGAACTAGTTGGAGTAGTGGTTGAATTCGCTGATGCAGCTACACATCCCGAATTTAAACCTAATATCATAGTAAGTATTAGAATTAATAATATCCATTTATATTTAATTTAAACACCCCCCATATAAGAAATCATTATAAAATTGATTTAATTATTCAATCGTGCATGGTTCTTCTTGTTCATATATCTTGTATTTTCGCTTGAAGCAAATATCAATGCAATGGATCTTGCTTGGAATATTGCTAAGTAGCTATATCCCAATAAAAAGACAAGGAAACCCCCGACAAAGAATAACAGAATTCCTCCAACTATACCAATGATAGATCCTGCACCTGTTATAATTATCATCATTATTATCCACCAAAGCATGTATTTTCCCCATCCAATTGCTGTAATTCTATCTAGTATTTCACGATATCTCAATGCCGCACCTATTTCACTGTTATAGTAAGCCATGTTAGCCATGCCCATATATGCAAATATACTGATTATTATGGCAGAAATAATGGCAATTATGAGAAATATCGGGCCTGGAAAGGCAAATGAGAGTGCATATAAAATTAAGGGTACAATTGCGTAGATTATACCGACTATTAAAAGTTTTATACCATCAATAAACAGTTCTCCAACACCTAAAAAATTTGGAAGTTCATCTAAACCAGCTAAAGTTGATTTTATAATTCTTAAATAATATCCCAGGCCAATAAAGTTCACGATTGGAATTATCAAAATTATTCCTAGTATGATCATCTTTACCCAATTTTTAATGGGAAATTGCAGAGAATCACTTATGTTTCCAATAATATTCATTTTCTCACCTTAATGTTAATTATAATATAAAGGCTCTTAATATTTGAATATAATGAAGTTAGATTAAGGAAATGTGAATCAAATTAATCAAAAAAGAATAAAAAAGAGAAATTCATGAGGCAAGTAGAATAAAATCCATATATAGCAATAAATACTTAATCTATTTTAGAAAACTTTTATTGGGAGGGATTAATTGTTCTTACACAAGCTTGAAGAAACTATAGCTGATTTTATTCAAAACAGCGAGCAGAATTTTGTGGACGAGTTTGATATGATGCAGATATATGATCCTCCGTTGCTTGGAGTAGCAGGAGCATCTGATCAGCTCTGGGAAATAATGAAAGAACCAAATGTAGTTGGGCCAGATCATTTAACACCAAAAGAATGGTTATCCGAAGCAAATTCAGTTATTTCTTACTTTTTACCGTTTACAGAAGAGATTCGCAGTTCTAATCGGTTGGAAGGGCTACCATCTAAAGAATGGCTTTATGGGCGTTGTGAAGGGGAAATGTTTAATGATGCGGTACGACTTTTAATCATTGATGAAATAGAAGTAGTAGAGGGAAAGGCACTGGCTCCTGCTCTAGATAAACGTTTTACTATCAATAATTATATAAGTAATTGGTCAGAACGCCATGTTGCTTTCATTGCAGGGCTCGGGACGTTCAGTTTGAGTCATTCATTGATCACCAATTTTGGGACTGCAGGCCGTATTGGTAGTGTTATTGTGGATTTGGAACTTGAACCTAAACCACGTCTGTATCAAGAAGTAGAGGAGTATTGTTCTAAATGTGGCACATGCATTAACCGGTGTCCGCCTCGAGCAATAACTGAAAACAATAAAGATGAGGGATCTTGTTCTCATCATCTGGATAAAATTCTTGAATTAAATAAGTCAAGATATGGATGTGGTAAATGTCAAACTGCGGTTCCTTGTGAATATAGCAATCCTACAAAGCTAAATTTAATAACGAAGAAGTAACAAGAAATGGTATTCTTGCCACTATTCTATAAAATATGCAGGCAACACACCTTTATTAATTTGATAAGTATCCAATTGTTGAATGGAATGTTAATGATCTCACAACAAAAAAAGTAGGAATAACTAATAATGATTCCAAAAAAATTTAAATAAATTTAATCTTGAGTTAGTAAAATAATACTAATATTGTTTATTTCCTATAAATTTGTCTGGTTAAAAAAACGGTTAATTGGAAGCATTATGTTTTGGATATATTGTTGCACTGGTTTTGGCGTATTTTGGAATTATATACCATTTTAGACATTCCTATAAACCATTTTACAACTGTTTATGGAATATTATAATATGGTGGGGCTAGTATTTAGCTGGTATAATCTGGGCAGAAGCTTTATCAACATTTTTCATAATATATTTAAAAGTAAATTTCTATAATTTTCACAAGAGAAGGATTTGACGTTTATAAATAATTTAATTTACAATGGATATTTATCTCAAATTTAGGGAAGGTTTTAAATGGCAAAAAAAGGACCATTAGGATTATTAGCTGTAATCTCCATTGGTATTGGTGGAATGGTGGGCGGAGGTATTTTTGCAGTCTTGGGATTGGCTGTACAGCTTTCAGGAGGAGGAACATATATTGCTTTTGCTTTAGCAGGTATTGTAGCTTTAATTACTTCTTATTCCTATGCAAAATTATCTGTAACTTACCCAAGCCAGGGAGGAACAGTTGAATTTCTTGATCAAGCTTTTGGCCCAGGACTAATTACCGGAGGGTTAAATGTATTGCTTTTTTTAAGTTATATCGTAATGATATCATTGTATGCATTTGCCTTTGGAAGTTACCTATCAAGCTTTTTCCCAGTAGATTCTCAGGCTTTATGGAGACATATTGGAATCACAAGTATTATCATTTTAATGACTGGGCTAAATGTGTTAGGAGCTCGAACTGTTGGAAAAGCTGAAGAATGGATTGTAGCCTTTAAAATTTCTATTTTAATGCTTTTCATATTAGTTGGAATTTGGAGCGTAAATACTGGTCAATTACAACCATCTACTTGGGCTCCCTTTATTTCGCTTGTTGCAGGGGGAATGATAATTTTTGTTGCTTATGAAGGATTTGAACTTATAGCAAATTCAGCAGAAGATGTGAAAAATCCTTCAATAACACTTCCAAGAGCTTATTATTATACGGTCATATTTGTAATAGCATTATACGTTCTCGTATCAATTGTTACTGTTGGAAATCTACCATTAAATCAAATTGTTGCTGCAAAAGATTATGCTCTTGCTGCTGCTGCAAAGCCATTTCTTGGAGTTTTTGGATTTACTCTGATTGCAATTGCAGCACTTCTTTCAACTGGTTCTGCCATCAACGCCACTCTTTATGGGACTGCAAGAGTTAGTTATATTGTTGCAAAAGATGGAGAATTACCTGTTATTCTTGAAAAAGATATTTGGAATCGCCCTATCGGAGGATTACTTCTTACAGCCGGCCTTACATTAATAATTGCTAATATTTTTGATATATCTGGCCTTGCTACTATGGGGAGTGCTGGTTTTTTAATTATTTTCGCTGCAGTGAACGCATCTAACTGGAAAATACATAAACTAACTTCAAGTA
This is a stretch of genomic DNA from Methanobacterium spitsbergense. It encodes these proteins:
- a CDS encoding class I SAM-dependent methyltransferase, with product MNKLYKELSNDWYRLLTPLEEYREEAEFFHKIFDRNLKPETMLELGCGSGHNAFYLKKWYDLTLVDMSENMLNLSRELNPECSHILGDMRTIQLDKKFDSIFIHDAIMYMNNEIDLKLALETAYAHLNHGGAALICPDFMKETFNSLTEHGGSDGPEKAVRYLLWQWDPDESDTQYNADYVYILRDANGKIKTEHERHILGLFERVKWVELIKNAGFESKTFKDQFGREIFYCKKSE
- a CDS encoding helix-turn-helix transcriptional regulator; translation: MKTRMKEYRARYNLTQAQLAEKVGVRRETIVFLEKGKYNPSLKLAHDIAKILRVKIEDIFIFENDEKKD
- a CDS encoding cation diffusion facilitator family transporter, giving the protein MVNKLQNVDIRAKVGRKASFVAIFGNIFLTMFNFLVGFLSGSTALVAEGTHTLSDVITSLMAYVGFRIGMRPADEEHLYGHGRAEPIVGLIIVVFLGIVAFEILSEVYKKFMLGEAMTPPGLIAAVMALIGIFINYAMTNYLVKTGKRINSPVLIADGRHQSVDIFSCAAVLIGVIGSRFGFTFLDPIVAIFIAFMVLKTAFQLACDNVNSIMGKLPYPLIVEDVKSVVLSLKDVKGVHDVKINNMGPYSSAELHIELDKDLNLQESHKIAHKVEELIINKIEIIKMVTVHTCPTEDKCEIK
- a CDS encoding ion channel; the protein is MDRHYRIIFEAILSILILLELLFLILISIGFVASITSTSVYTFGIWDVAIGILIIFDLVFFRIIKGDQGKDNFLRNNWAFIIAGIPLYFISFNLLQLFDINIIIGLIGIIRLFALIKVLQTTSRGVRRYPQKTKLDYATVILFLILILGSYIFYLVEKGVNPTVTSYDSAIWYSIVSMTTTGYGDIVPVTAIGHIIGVIVILTGMSYVSLVTATLAYSFIDLFRKESRKAIEKVGKNTEGFKKRFDNYEEKLDKILERMDEIEKKIDENKK
- a CDS encoding DUF5518 domain-containing protein; this translates as MNLNWRVMGIVFVVTLIIVMLTGNYLPKGVGFLGPILGGLIAGYLVGGNYTDGIVNGGIPVGLAGLLYSTGILAINGNTITTTLNTLIYNVSHVELLVSVIFASFLFYL
- a CDS encoding response regulator, whose translation is MADIKILLVEDDKIEALGIKHILESLDYEVSIIKSHEEAIDEFFNIIPDFILMDTVQNGDNTANKLSSMIKKLNIPIIYLNAPFEESKTQNIGNKEPQEYINNPCDPIELKCAIELAIYKNQVENELNESEGRFRSLVENVEDVFVRYDLIT
- a CDS encoding DUF4013 domain-containing protein; the encoded protein is MNIIGNISDSLQFPIKNWVKMIILGIILIIPIVNFIGLGYYLRIIKSTLAGLDELPNFLGVGELFIDGIKLLIVGIIYAIVPLILYALSFAFPGPIFLIIAIISAIIISIFAYMGMANMAYYNSEIGAALRYREILDRITAIGWGKYMLWWIIMMIIITGAGSIIGIVGGILLFFVGGFLVFLLGYSYLAIFQARSIALIFASSENTRYMNKKNHARLNN
- a CDS encoding epoxyqueuosine reductase — encoded protein: MDEFDMMQIYDPPLLGVAGASDQLWEIMKEPNVVGPDHLTPKEWLSEANSVISYFLPFTEEIRSSNRLEGLPSKEWLYGRCEGEMFNDAVRLLIIDEIEVVEGKALAPALDKRFTINNYISNWSERHVAFIAGLGTFSLSHSLITNFGTAGRIGSVIVDLELEPKPRLYQEVEEYCSKCGTCINRCPPRAITENNKDEGSCSHHLDKILELNKSRYGCGKCQTAVPCEYSNPTKLNLITKK
- a CDS encoding APC family permease, encoding MAKKGPLGLLAVISIGIGGMVGGGIFAVLGLAVQLSGGGTYIAFALAGIVALITSYSYAKLSVTYPSQGGTVEFLDQAFGPGLITGGLNVLLFLSYIVMISLYAFAFGSYLSSFFPVDSQALWRHIGITSIIILMTGLNVLGARTVGKAEEWIVAFKISILMLFILVGIWSVNTGQLQPSTWAPFISLVAGGMIIFVAYEGFELIANSAEDVKNPSITLPRAYYYTVIFVIALYVLVSIVTVGNLPLNQIVAAKDYALAAAAKPFLGVFGFTLIAIAALLSTGSAINATLYGTARVSYIVAKDGELPVILEKDIWNRPIGGLLLTAGLTLIIANIFDISGLATMGSAGFLIIFAAVNASNWKIHKLTSSKRWIPFLGIVTCLSALFALVWQTIVTSPFNILILIMLVGLSFAIERTYREFTGRKIKSIIKPTELMKARKKIQSEIKDRTFDDNYKI